The stretch of DNA TTTGAGCCAGCTTTTGTCTTTGGAGCAATGGTAAACAGAGACTCCAGTTCATTGACATCGAATTCAGCACGGCTGCATTGATCATATTACCAGTTAGCATAGTAATCAGATGAGAAATATACATGGAATCCACTGGAATCTACAATCAGTAAAAAGAATATGGGATTCAAATTAAGTAAATATGTGGGAATCGAATTAAGTTCATGATGACATTTATCATCAGAGCCTTTTCCATTATGAATATAATTAAAAAGTGGAGAAACTATTGGATAGTTGATAGTACCTATTAGCTTCCACTTGTTTTTGTAGCTCTGCCCACAAGCTTCCTTGCATTGCCCTTGTTACTTTGACCCAATGTAGTGGTTTTAGAGATGACCTTCGTACTGCACTTTGTAATGTTGGGCCTAAAGCGCGAGCAAGGCCATGTCCTCTTCCACCAGGTGGAGTAGGCATCCCTCTTCCacctggaggaggaggggggccACCAGGCATTCCAGGAGGCATTGGTGGAGAAGGTGCAccaggagggggagggggaccACCTACTCCTCCATGTCCtctaggaggaggtggtggcggaCCTCCATGACCtccaggaggaggaggtggtgctggagctccacctcgGAACCCTGCtggaggtggaggcggtggAGTTCCCCCTAGCCCACCAAagggtggtggtggaggaggaactCCTCCAATTCCTCCAtatggaggcggtggtggtggagctcctccaggaggtggtggtggtggtggtggagctcCTGCATATCCTccaggaggtggaggcggtggtggaGCTCCTGCATATCCTCcaggaggtggtggcggtggtggagcTCCTGCATATCCCCCGggaggtggcggtggtggtggagccCCTACATGTCCTccgggaggtggtggtggcggcattAGAGCTTCTGCATATCCTCCAGGAGGCGGCGGTGGAGGGGGAGCCCCTACACATGCTTTGGGAGGTGGCAGAGCCCATGCACATTCCCCTggaggtggcggtggtggtggaggccCTACATGTCCTCCAGGAGGTGGTGGAGCCCCTCCACATACTGTTTCAGGTGGCAACAGGATCGGAGCCTCTACAAATACACTcataggtggtggtggtggtggtggaggaggaggaggatctccTATGTGTCCATTGGAAGATAGTGGTGGCGATGGCGGTGGCAGGTGTGAAGGACTTTCAGATTCTCTGGTAGGTTGGAGGAATGACAAATTTCCACTGTGAAATCcaattggtggaggaggtggaggtgaTGGAATATTCACAATTCCTCCACAAAGAGTAGACAATGGAGATCGCCTTTGTTCTTCAGGGGGAAGGAGAGGAGGTGGGATTTCTTTAGTAACTTCAACAAGAGAAGCTTGCAGTATCGATTGTCCACCCTCAGGTTGAGACAAAACTTCACTCGTTCTAGGAGGCGGACAAAGTACTTctggaggaggtggaggtggagatgGATTAATATGTTCTCCACAAAGAGATGGATGGTTAGGGAGTGGAGCTGGAGGTAGAGCAACGAATGATTCTCTTGGAAAAGGTGGAGAGGAAGCAGAAGGTGGATTCTCATAACGTTCTCTTGGAGAAGGTGGATTTGAAGATAAACATAAAGAAGGTACAGGTGTTGCATGACAAGGTGGTGgtcgtggtggaggaggaggtggagatgGAGGTTTCATATGTTCTCTAGGCTGAGGCAACTTTTGTGGCGACGGTGGAACTGGAATGCCTCCATGTTCTTCTTCATCAGTTATAGAGGCCAAGACTCCGTTGATTGTTTCACTTTGTGATATCTCCACCTTGAATGGCCTCAAATGAATGGATAATGTTGTTTGATCTAAAGGCTGCTCACAATTTACTTGCTCTGCAGATATTGAACCTGAGGAATTATCTGTTACAATATGAAACGTTGGATATGGAGGTGCTGCAGGTatagaggatgagatatttgaAATTGTATCTTCGGTGCTTCCAAAAACATGCTGAACTGTATATCCAGAATGTTCTGATGAAGATAATTCAACAGTAATATCAGATTGCAGCAATCGAACTTCACTTGCTTCATGTCCTTCGAGAGAAGTAGGTGGAACAGCATATTTGTGTTCTTGTAGCATTGCTGGTTCTTTATATGGACAATCTGAAGATGGATTTGAGTATACCAGTGGAACTGATCCACTATCACAACATATAGTTGGCAGTGGTAATTGTGATGGTGGTGGTACTGGAGGCAaaggtggtggcggtggtggttcTTCACCATGTTGTGATGTTTTGGGAGGTGGAGAACAAGTCATGTGCAACAAAGAATTTGTATCTTCATTGGTAACTGGGATATCCATGGCAGTTACTATATTAGGTCTACTTGGTACTTCCTCGTCTACAAAATCAGAGGCTCCTAAGGGACATTCTGTTGCAGCTATACTACTTTTAGAGTGCGAAGTTAGTGAGGAATCACCTAAGTTGAGAACAGTTTGTCTACAACCTGGACTGAAGGAACAAGATCCATCAGCTCTTATTTGTTCATGTTCGGATATTAGGGTGCTTGAATAACTTTGGGTGCAAGAATCATGTGGAGGTGGGTGTGGGGGTTGAGGGGCATATTGGTTGGAAGCAAGCAAAGTTAGACTACCTGAATGTACATCCTTTTCCTCTGTCATTGGTGGGTGAAGATATTGATGTGGTGGTATTGAGGGAGGTCTAACATGCTCTTGGTGTTTGGGTGATCTTGAAGAAGACATTGACATCTCTAAGTATGCGTCAAATGATAATGATGGTAGAGATGAGAATGATGGTAGAGATGAGACCGTTCTTATTGGTCGCAGAGTAGGATGTACTAGAGACattttggatgatgatcccaggGCTGTGTAGAGTTGAGATGGTGGAAGCACAGAAGATGTATCTGAATCATCCCTTCCACTTGTAGAAGTAACGGAGTTCTGCTTAGATTCTGTTTGTGATGGAGAAAAAAAGGACAGATCTGTGGATGCTGCGCGAAGCAGATTGCGCCTGGGAGATGATGGAGAAAAAAGACTAGATGTTGCCAATGGTAGAAAAGGTTTTTTCTTTAGCACCAGTCGAGATGAGTCGGTTGTATCTGTATTTGCATTCACAGAAGTTGAAGCATGGTTTATTGTCAAGTTAGATTCTTCTGGTAGAATGTTTGCACAAGAGATATTAGAAGACTGGCTCCTGGAGCTGGAAAATGATGCGTCAATTCCCGCCCTTTGTTCTACAGTGCCATTACTACTGCAACCATGAAGCTGATCAATATTTTCCATGGCAGAACTTAGATCTGAAGAAGTGCTTGAGCTGTGAAGATGCGGTATCCCTGATAATGGAAGCTCCAACCCATTATTCTCATCTTTGGGCTCACTCACTTGTGAATTTGTGTCTGTCATGGTAAGTTTTTCTTTGTTGCTGCTTTCTTCTTGTTCAATCACTATGCCATTTTCATAAGCAGCATATTCATCTTGCACACTGTGTCCCTCATCCTGTTTGCAAAACATATTAAGCCGTCTTGTACCCTCAGCTTCTCCCAATGCAGTGCTTTCTGAATCGTGGACTGCCTCATCTAATTCAGTTTCCATCATATTCCCCTCTACCAACTGTTTGGGAGTTGTAACTTCAGATATGATGACCTCTTTGATCATCTGTATGTCCTGAGGACTATTAGTTTCTAGTATAATCACCTCCTTAACCAACACATTATCAATTTGACTCAAGTCTTGATTGGAGCCCATCCTTATATCCTGCTTGGAACTACCTTTTTCAAACATGCACCCATCCTCTTTATAGGTAGAACTTGAGATGTCGCTATCTGCGTCTCCATCTGTTGTAGCTGACAAAGTTGACTTCACAACTGCAGTCTCATTGTTGAGCATAGTATTGGCTTCAGTGGATGTGCATGTCTTTCCGTCATTTACTGTTTCTAACGACAAGCCCAAGTTATCTGCTTTATTGTCTCGTGATCCATCAATGCCAATATTCAGCTCAAAGTTGGAAAACGGTGAGTTTTTCCAACGTTCGGCACTTGGAGTTGAGGTATAATCTGTAGAGGCTATAGAAAGAGTATCAGCATCCTTATTTCCTTCTTGCGAATCAGTATTACTGAAGAGTTCTTCTGCTTCAAAGAACTCGTCAGTAGAGGCAACATCCATAtcataatcatcatcatcatagccATAATCATAATCAGGTGCTACTTCAGTGGACGCATCAGACTCAGCATCAAACTCTGAAAAGAGTACCTGGTTGAGACATGCACCCACAATTAACATTGTATTTGGTGACAAATTGCCACATGCATACATGAGAAATCATGGCCTACCTCTGCTTTGAAGTTCTTTGTGAACTGGTAATCGGCATCCCAAGGGACATCGATGTCCTCAAAGTTTAATGGTAAAATGTGAGACTGGATGAAAAAGGTATTGAACATCACCCTAAACATTAACCTTTCAtttccttggccatcatctaCATGCAGACATTCAAGGACAACATCACCTTGGACGCAGGATCCGACATTTAACTTCGCTGGCGCATTATCTGCCTGCAAAAATAGTTAACGAGTAACTTGAATAAATAGCAGAACCATTTAGATAAGAAATATGCTTGATGGTACCTG from Sorghum bicolor cultivar BTx623 chromosome 8, Sorghum_bicolor_NCBIv3, whole genome shotgun sequence encodes:
- the LOC8074262 gene encoding formin-like protein 12 isoform X3, whose protein sequence is MDQYRYKNYLDSIILQLREQFADSSLMVLNFRDEGRSLISGIFSKYNITTKDYPCKYLGCPLLPLDIILHFLRLSERWLMLEGQQNILLMHCEKDGWPVLAFMLAGLLLYRKQYNGEQRTLDMVYKQAPKELLQMLTTLNPQPSHLRYLGYICRMDDDIGWPTQPIPFTLDCIILREIPNFDGVGGCRPIVRVYGQDIPTTDKRHGVVSPPSKAKKHIRRYRQADNAPAKLNVGSCVQGDVVLECLHVDDGQGNERLMFRVMFNTFFIQSHILPLNFEDIDVPWDADYQFTKNFKAEVLFSEFDAESDASTEVAPDYDYGYDDDDYDMDVASTDEFFEAEELFSNTDSQEGNKDADTLSIASTDYTSTPSAERWKNSPFSNFELNIGIDGSRDNKADNLGLSLETVNDGKTCTSTEANTMLNNETAVVKSTLSATTDGDADSDISSSTYKEDGCMFEKGSSKQDIRMGSNQDLSQIDNVLVKEVIILETNSPQDIQMIKEVIISEVTTPKQLVEGNMMETELDEAVHDSESTALGEAEGTRRLNMFCKQDEGHSVQDEYAAYENGIVIEQEESSNKEKLTMTDTNSQVSEPKDENNGLELPLSGIPHLHSSSTSSDLSSAMENIDQLHGCSSNGTVEQRAGIDASFSSSRSQSSNISCANILPEESNLTINHASTSVNANTDTTDSSRLVLKKKPFLPLATSSLFSPSSPRRNLLRAASTDLSFFSPSQTESKQNSVTSTSGRDDSDTSSVLPPSQLYTALGSSSKMSLVHPTLRPIRTVSSLPSFSSLPSLSFDAYLEMSMSSSRSPKHQEHVRPPSIPPHQYLHPPMTEEKDVHSGSLTLLASNQYAPQPPHPPPHDSCTQSYSSTLISEHEQIRADGSCSFSPGCRQTVLNLGDSSLTSHSKSSIAATECPLGASDFVDEEVPSRPNIVTAMDIPVTNEDTNSLLHMTCSPPPKTSQHGEEPPPPPPLPPVPPPSQLPLPTICCDSGSVPLVYSNPSSDCPYKEPAMLQEHKYAVPPTSLEGHEASEVRLLQSDITVELSSSEHSGYTVQHVFGSTEDTISNISSSIPAAPPYPTFHIVTDNSSGSISAEQVNCEQPLDQTTLSIHLRPFKVEISQSETINGVLASITDEEEHGGIPVPPSPQKLPQPREHMKPPSPPPPPPRPPPCHATPVPSLCLSSNPPSPRERYENPPSASSPPFPRESFVALPPAPLPNHPSLCGEHINPSPPPPPPEVLCPPPRTSEVLSQPEGGQSILQASLVEVTKEIPPPLLPPEEQRRSPLSTLCGGIVNIPSPPPPPPIGFHSGNLSFLQPTRESESPSHLPPPSPPLSSNGHIGDPPPPPPPPPPPMSVFVEAPILLPPETVCGGAPPPPGGHVGPPPPPPPPGECAWALPPPKACVGAPPPPPPPGGYAEALMPPPPPPGGHVGAPPPPPPPGGYAGAPPPPPPPGGYAGAPPPPPPPGGYAGAPPPPPPPPGGAPPPPPPYGGIGGVPPPPPPFGGLGGTPPPPPPAGFRGGAPAPPPPPGGHGGPPPPPPRGHGGVGGPPPPPGAPSPPMPPGMPGGPPPPPGGRGMPTPPGGRGHGLARALGPTLQSAVRRSSLKPLHWVKVTRAMQGSLWAELQKQVEANSRAEFDVNELESLFTIAPKTKAGSKSEGRGKSLGTKSDKVQLIDLRRANNTEIMLTKIKMPLPDMMSAALALDDSVLDADQIENLIKFCPTKEEMELLKNYSGDKEALGKCEHFFLELMKVPRVESKLKIFAFKIQFQSQGC
- the LOC8074262 gene encoding formin-like protein 12 isoform X4, which translates into the protein MDVASTDEFFEAEELFSNTDSQEGNKDADTLSIASTDYTSTPSAERWKNSPFSNFELNIGIDGSRDNKADNLGLSLETVNDGKTCTSTEANTMLNNETAVVKSTLSATTDGDADSDISSSTYKEDGCMFEKGSSKQDIRMGSNQDLSQIDNVLVKEVIILETNSPQDIQMIKEVIISEVTTPKQLVEGNMMETELDEAVHDSESTALGEAEGTRRLNMFCKQDEGHSVQDEYAAYENGIVIEQEESSNKEKLTMTDTNSQVSEPKDENNGLELPLSGIPHLHSSSTSSDLSSAMENIDQLHGCSSNGTVEQRAGIDASFSSSRSQSSNISCANILPEESNLTINHASTSVNANTDTTDSSRLVLKKKPFLPLATSSLFSPSSPRRNLLRAASTDLSFFSPSQTESKQNSVTSTSGRDDSDTSSVLPPSQLYTALGSSSKMSLVHPTLRPIRTVSSLPSFSSLPSLSFDAYLEMSMSSSRSPKHQEHVRPPSIPPHQYLHPPMTEEKDVHSGSLTLLASNQYAPQPPHPPPHDSCTQSYSSTLISEHEQIRADGSCSFSPGCRQTVLNLGDSSLTSHSKSSIAATECPLGASDFVDEEVPSRPNIVTAMDIPVTNEDTNSLLHMTCSPPPKTSQHGEEPPPPPPLPPVPPPSQLPLPTICCDSGSVPLVYSNPSSDCPYKEPAMLQEHKYAVPPTSLEGHEASEVRLLQSDITVELSSSEHSGYTVQHVFGSTEDTISNISSSIPAAPPYPTFHIVTDNSSGSISAEQVNCEQPLDQTTLSIHLRPFKVEISQSETINGVLASITDEEEHGGIPVPPSPQKLPQPREHMKPPSPPPPPPRPPPCHATPVPSLCLSSNPPSPRERYENPPSASSPPFPRESFVALPPAPLPNHPSLCGEHINPSPPPPPPEVLCPPPRTSEVLSQPEGGQSILQASLVEVTKEIPPPLLPPEEQRRSPLSTLCGGIVNIPSPPPPPPIGFHSGNLSFLQPTRESESPSHLPPPSPPLSSNGHIGDPPPPPPPPPPPMSVFVEAPILLPPETVCGGAPPPPGGHVGPPPPPPPPGECAWALPPPKACVGAPPPPPPPGGYAEALMPPPPPPGGHVGAPPPPPPPGGYAGAPPPPPPPGGYAGAPPPPPPPGGYAGAPPPPPPPPGGAPPPPPPYGGIGGVPPPPPPFGGLGGTPPPPPPAGFRGGAPAPPPPPGGHGGPPPPPPRGHGGVGGPPPPPGAPSPPMPPGMPGGPPPPPGGRGMPTPPGGRGHGLARALGPTLQSAVRRSSLKPLHWVKVTRAMQGSLWAELQKQVEANSRAEFDVNELESLFTIAPKTKAGSKSEGRGKSLGTKSDKVQLIDLRRANNTEIMLTKIKMPLPDMMSAALALDDSVLDADQIENLIKFCPTKEEMELLKNYSGDKEALGKCEHFFLELMKVPRVESKLKIFAFKIQFQSQIRDVRKNLQTVSSACEELRSSEKLKVIMKNILLIGNTLNQGTPRGQAVGFRLDSLLKLIETRATSGRMTLMHFLCKSLAEKSPEVMDFHEDLVNLEASSKLQLKALAEEQLAVVKGLEKVEQELTASESDGPVSDVFRKTLKEFIDCSSADVRSLSAFYSEVGKSADALALYFGEDPAKFPFEQVATTLLTFVGLFRKAHDENLKQIEAEKKKAQKEAEKEANPDKTPVKSKNGNADKSPRSPSFK
- the LOC8074262 gene encoding formin-like protein 12 isoform X2, with product MDQYRYKNYLDSIILQLREQFADSSLMVLNFRDEGRSLISGIFSKYNITTKDYPCKYLGCPLLPLDIILHFLRLSERWLMLEGQQNILLMHCEKDGWPVLAFMLAGLLLYRKQYNGEQRTLDMVYKQAPKELLQMLTTLNPQPSHLRYLGYICRMDDDIGWPTQPIPFTLDCIILREIPNFDGVGGCRPIVRVYGQDIPTTDKRHGVVSPPSKAKKHIRRYRQADNAPAKLNVGSCVQGDVVLECLHVDDGQGNERLMFRVMFNTFFIQSHILPLNFEDIDVPWDADYQFTKNFKAEVLFSEFDAESDASTEVAPDYDYGYDDDDYDMDVASTDEFFEAEELFSNTDSQEGNKDADTLSIASTDYTSTPSAERWKNSPFSNFELNIGIDGSRDNKADNLGLSLETVNDGKTCTSTEANTMLNNETAVVKSTLSATTDGDADSDISSSTYKEDGCMFEKGSSKQDIRMGSNQDLSQIDNVLVKEVIILETNSPQDIQMIKEVIISEVTTPKQLVEGNMMETELDEAVHDSESTALGEAEGTRRLNMFCKQDEGHSVQDEYAAYENGIVIEQEESSNKEKLTMTDTNSQVSEPKDENNGLELPLSGIPHLHSSSTSSDLSSAMENIDQLHGCSSNGTVEQRAGIDASFSSSRSQSSNISCANILPEESNLTINHASTSVNANTDTTDSSRLVLKKKPFLPLATSSLFSPSSPRRNLLRAASTDLSFFSPSQTESKQNSVTSTSGRDDSDTSSVLPPSQLYTALGSSSKMSLVHPTLRPIRTVSSLPSFSSLPSLSFDAYLEMSMSSSRSPKHQEHVRPPSIPPHQYLHPPMTEEKDVHSGSLTLLASNQYAPQPPHPPPHDSCTQSYSSTLISEHEQIRADGSCSFSPGCRQTVLNLGDSSLTSHSKSSIAATECPLGASDFVDEEVPSRPNIVTAMDIPVTNEDTNSLLHMTCSPPPKTSQHGEEPPPPPPLPPVPPPSQLPLPTICCDSGSVPLVYSNPSSDCPYKEPAMLQEHKYAVPPTSLEGHEASEVRLLQSDITVELSSSEHSGYTVQHVFGSTEDTISNISSSIPAAPPYPTFHIVTDNSSGSISAEQVNCEQPLDQTTLSIHLRPFKVEISQSETINGVLASITDEEEHGGIPVPPSPQKLPQPREHMKPPSPPPPPPRPPPCHATPVPSLCLSSNPPSPRERYENPPSASSPPFPRESFVALPPAPLPNHPSLCGEHINPSPPPPPPEVLCPPPRTSEVLSQPEGGQSILQASLVEVTKEIPPPLLPPEEQRRSPLSTLCGGIVNIPSPPPPPPIGFHSGNLSFLQPTRESESPSHLPPPSPPLSSNGHIGDPPPPPPPPPPPMSVFVEAPILLPPETVCGGAPPPPGGHVGPPPPPPPPGECAWALPPPKACVGAPPPPPPPGGYAEALMPPPPPPGGHVGAPPPPPPPGGYAGAPPPPPPPGGYAGAPPPPPPPGGYAGAPPPPPPPPGGAPPPPPPYGGIGGVPPPPPPFGGLGGTPPPPPPAGFRGGAPAPPPPPGGHGGPPPPPPRGHGGVGGPPPPPGAPSPPMPPGMPGGPPPPPGGRGMPTPPGGRGHGLARALGPTLQSAVRRSSLKPLHWVKVTRAMQGSLWAELQKQVEANSRAEFDVNELESLFTIAPKTKAGSKSEGRGKSLGTKSDKVQLIDLRRANNTEIMLTKIKMPLPDMMSAALALDDSVLDADQIENLIKFCPTKEEMELLKNYSGDKEALGKCEHFFLELMKVPRVESKLKIFAFKIQFQSQIRDVRKNLQTVSSACEELRSSEKLKVIMKNILLIGNTLNQGTPRGQAVGFRLDSLLKLIETRATSGRMTLMHFLCKRSHRK
- the LOC8074262 gene encoding formin-like protein 12 isoform X1; its protein translation is MDQYRYKNYLDSIILQLREQFADSSLMVLNFRDEGRSLISGIFSKYNITTKDYPCKYLGCPLLPLDIILHFLRLSERWLMLEGQQNILLMHCEKDGWPVLAFMLAGLLLYRKQYNGEQRTLDMVYKQAPKELLQMLTTLNPQPSHLRYLGYICRMDDDIGWPTQPIPFTLDCIILREIPNFDGVGGCRPIVRVYGQDIPTTDKRHGVVSPPSKAKKHIRRYRQADNAPAKLNVGSCVQGDVVLECLHVDDGQGNERLMFRVMFNTFFIQSHILPLNFEDIDVPWDADYQFTKNFKAEVLFSEFDAESDASTEVAPDYDYGYDDDDYDMDVASTDEFFEAEELFSNTDSQEGNKDADTLSIASTDYTSTPSAERWKNSPFSNFELNIGIDGSRDNKADNLGLSLETVNDGKTCTSTEANTMLNNETAVVKSTLSATTDGDADSDISSSTYKEDGCMFEKGSSKQDIRMGSNQDLSQIDNVLVKEVIILETNSPQDIQMIKEVIISEVTTPKQLVEGNMMETELDEAVHDSESTALGEAEGTRRLNMFCKQDEGHSVQDEYAAYENGIVIEQEESSNKEKLTMTDTNSQVSEPKDENNGLELPLSGIPHLHSSSTSSDLSSAMENIDQLHGCSSNGTVEQRAGIDASFSSSRSQSSNISCANILPEESNLTINHASTSVNANTDTTDSSRLVLKKKPFLPLATSSLFSPSSPRRNLLRAASTDLSFFSPSQTESKQNSVTSTSGRDDSDTSSVLPPSQLYTALGSSSKMSLVHPTLRPIRTVSSLPSFSSLPSLSFDAYLEMSMSSSRSPKHQEHVRPPSIPPHQYLHPPMTEEKDVHSGSLTLLASNQYAPQPPHPPPHDSCTQSYSSTLISEHEQIRADGSCSFSPGCRQTVLNLGDSSLTSHSKSSIAATECPLGASDFVDEEVPSRPNIVTAMDIPVTNEDTNSLLHMTCSPPPKTSQHGEEPPPPPPLPPVPPPSQLPLPTICCDSGSVPLVYSNPSSDCPYKEPAMLQEHKYAVPPTSLEGHEASEVRLLQSDITVELSSSEHSGYTVQHVFGSTEDTISNISSSIPAAPPYPTFHIVTDNSSGSISAEQVNCEQPLDQTTLSIHLRPFKVEISQSETINGVLASITDEEEHGGIPVPPSPQKLPQPREHMKPPSPPPPPPRPPPCHATPVPSLCLSSNPPSPRERYENPPSASSPPFPRESFVALPPAPLPNHPSLCGEHINPSPPPPPPEVLCPPPRTSEVLSQPEGGQSILQASLVEVTKEIPPPLLPPEEQRRSPLSTLCGGIVNIPSPPPPPPIGFHSGNLSFLQPTRESESPSHLPPPSPPLSSNGHIGDPPPPPPPPPPPMSVFVEAPILLPPETVCGGAPPPPGGHVGPPPPPPPPGECAWALPPPKACVGAPPPPPPPGGYAEALMPPPPPPGGHVGAPPPPPPPGGYAGAPPPPPPPGGYAGAPPPPPPPGGYAGAPPPPPPPPGGAPPPPPPYGGIGGVPPPPPPFGGLGGTPPPPPPAGFRGGAPAPPPPPGGHGGPPPPPPRGHGGVGGPPPPPGAPSPPMPPGMPGGPPPPPGGRGMPTPPGGRGHGLARALGPTLQSAVRRSSLKPLHWVKVTRAMQGSLWAELQKQVEANSRAEFDVNELESLFTIAPKTKAGSKSEGRGKSLGTKSDKVQLIDLRRANNTEIMLTKIKMPLPDMMSAALALDDSVLDADQIENLIKFCPTKEEMELLKNYSGDKEALGKCEHFFLELMKVPRVESKLKIFAFKIQFQSQIRDVRKNLQTVSSACEELRSSEKLKVIMKNILLIGNTLNQGTPRGQAVGFRLDSLLKLIETRATSGRMTLMHFLCKSLAEKSPEVMDFHEDLVNLEASSKLQLKALAEEQLAVVKGLEKVEQELTASESDGPVSDVFRKTLKEFIDCSSADVRSLSAFYSEVGKSADALALYFGEDPAKFPFEQVATTLLTFVGLFRKAHDENLKQIEAEKKKAQKEAEKEANPDKTPVKSKNGNADKSPRSPSFK